One genomic window of Caldivirga maquilingensis IC-167 includes the following:
- a CDS encoding glycosyltransferase, translating to MSKPRLVVFTELYYPEGGAAELAAHLILGFLHRHFDVTIVTGTQRPSPEVFRFGRVIHVPWFRGLKPMVWLRSMINAGWFKKFIEDSHIIYISSHKLLPIAIIAKRVSKDARVIVHLHNYQPISYTSLYLRDREPSPATQAMIEYLENNSLTKALITGLISESNVISKVAVDYADTMICASNAQLKILNKYIKDITKRPW from the coding sequence ATGAGTAAGCCCAGGTTGGTTGTCTTCACGGAGCTCTACTACCCAGAGGGTGGTGCCGCCGAGTTGGCTGCTCACTTAATCCTTGGCTTCCTGCATAGGCATTTTGACGTCACCATTGTTACGGGTACGCAGAGGCCATCGCCCGAGGTTTTTAGGTTTGGTAGGGTTATTCATGTGCCTTGGTTTAGGGGTTTAAAGCCCATGGTTTGGCTTAGGTCAATGATTAACGCTGGGTGGTTTAAAAAGTTCATTGAGGATTCCCACATCATCTACATATCATCCCATAAATTATTGCCCATAGCCATAATCGCGAAGCGCGTCAGTAAGGATGCCAGGGTTATTGTTCACCTCCATAATTACCAACCCATAAGCTACACATCACTGTACCTAAGGGACCGAGAACCATCACCAGCAACGCAAGCCATGATTGAGTACCTGGAAAACAATAGCCTAACCAAGGCATTAATAACCGGGTTAATAAGCGAATCAAACGTAATAAGCAAAGTAGCGGTTGATTACGCAGACACAATGATATGCGCATCAAATGCTCAATTAAAAATACTGAACAAGTACATAAAGGATATTACGAAAAGGCCGTGGTAA
- a CDS encoding glycosyltransferase family 4 protein — protein MDSVGKVTYITYSGIPHLGHVTWVSLLKLIAKTRVISYKEVLIKLPTNEIIIAEGLRPTLISMSLKPLNKCIVAIALSPSILNKKAHMLYSRADVIIAVSEMVRQLFNPEKIVVVHPRPPDLEHLIKLNVDDKKPWICYSGPLIPIKGIHIIPEVVKHITRSANNVKMIVMGAGDTMSLRRKSKELGVEDKIVIAGPLPRPKVINTLRHCSIYMQPSLFDAFSIAVAEAMALANVPIITKNVGSKDLVEKLDRSLIVSYDSEAIAQIILTILSPKNTQELGKNAREIVARELSLKNTARKLTEVLERCLKHAY, from the coding sequence ATGGACAGTGTGGGCAAAGTAACATACATAACTTACTCTGGGATACCGCACCTGGGACATGTAACATGGGTTTCACTGCTTAAGCTCATAGCAAAAACAAGGGTTATAAGTTATAAGGAGGTACTAATAAAACTACCCACAAATGAGATAATAATAGCAGAGGGTTTAAGACCAACATTAATAAGCATGTCATTAAAACCATTGAATAAATGTATAGTAGCCATAGCCCTCTCACCATCAATCCTGAATAAAAAGGCACACATGCTGTACTCGAGGGCTGACGTAATAATAGCTGTATCGGAAATGGTGAGACAATTATTTAATCCAGAAAAAATCGTGGTTGTACACCCAAGACCACCTGACCTAGAGCATTTAATAAAACTGAACGTAGACGATAAAAAACCCTGGATATGCTACTCAGGCCCGTTAATACCAATAAAGGGGATCCACATCATACCCGAGGTGGTAAAACACATCACAAGGAGTGCAAATAATGTGAAAATGATAGTAATGGGCGCAGGGGACACGATGTCACTAAGAAGAAAAAGCAAGGAACTCGGAGTCGAGGATAAAATAGTCATAGCAGGACCACTCCCAAGACCAAAGGTAATAAATACATTACGCCACTGCAGCATCTACATGCAACCATCATTATTTGACGCATTCTCAATAGCTGTTGCTGAAGCAATGGCACTCGCAAACGTACCCATCATAACTAAGAATGTGGGATCAAAAGACCTAGTAGAAAAACTAGATAGATCGCTGATTGTAAGTTATGATAGCGAAGCCATAGCTCAAATAATACTAACAATCCTGAGCCCCAAAAACACGCAGGAGCTCGGTAAAAATGCCAGGGAAATAGTGGCCAGGGAGCTATCCCTGAAAAATACGGCAAGGAAACTAACAGAGGTACTTGAAAGATGCCTAAAGCATGCATATTAA
- a CDS encoding FkbM family methyltransferase, with amino-acid sequence MKIAKVLRSCSFFRNCFNAALAYLRGAKFIPVICNNGNMVNLYRAYYVAILNGLYRGFIKNLKCDSSGNVIVINGIKLYAQPVISENGFVDLGCCKFTRLHYTILQVFVKQEYAFTEVRGETVIDIGAFVGDSAIYFALRGARRVYAVEPHPEAYAEMLMNISLNHLNDKIIPINAAVGKGGFTCVNIDVNYADITYFKTADNRCDGVRIPSIGLSDLMQKYGIEPDVLKMDCEGCEFDVLMNEYDVIKKKFNEIILECHDAAGSCRDLLRKLSKDFKCHKVSMGGSKIINCS; translated from the coding sequence ATGAAGATAGCCAAGGTTTTGAGGAGTTGTTCGTTCTTTAGGAACTGCTTTAATGCGGCTCTTGCATACCTAAGGGGCGCTAAATTCATTCCTGTAATATGTAATAACGGTAACATGGTTAACTTATACAGAGCATATTACGTCGCTATACTTAATGGGCTTTATCGTGGATTCATAAAGAACTTAAAGTGCGATAGTAGTGGTAATGTAATAGTCATTAATGGTATCAAACTATATGCGCAGCCAGTAATTAGTGAAAATGGGTTTGTGGACTTAGGATGCTGCAAATTCACAAGACTTCACTACACCATTCTACAGGTTTTTGTTAAGCAGGAGTACGCGTTTACTGAGGTACGTGGTGAAACGGTTATTGACATTGGGGCTTTCGTGGGCGACTCAGCCATTTACTTCGCACTGAGGGGTGCGAGGAGGGTTTATGCGGTTGAGCCTCATCCTGAGGCTTATGCGGAGATGCTTATGAATATATCATTAAATCATTTAAACGATAAAATCATACCAATAAATGCCGCTGTAGGTAAGGGCGGATTTACATGCGTAAACATTGATGTTAATTATGCAGATATCACCTACTTCAAAACCGCAGACAATAGGTGCGATGGTGTTAGGATACCAAGTATTGGACTTAGCGATTTAATGCAGAAGTACGGTATTGAGCCCGATGTGCTTAAAATGGATTGTGAGGGCTGTGAATTCGACGTATTAATGAATGAGTATGATGTGATCAAAAAGAAATTTAACGAAATAATTCTAGAATGCCATGACGCCGCTGGTTCATGTAGAGATTTATTACGCAAACTTTCAAAAGATTTTAAGTGTCATAAAGTAAGTATGGGCGGATCCAAAATCATTAATTGTAGTTAG
- a CDS encoding glycosyltransferase: MLRVGILLLTRNISHHKLGMGLKTLLPGSKLIHSYEDFYRSLVNGLDIVIAMDSTPKYIPALTLAKARDVLTMAFMHDIRSISHTQVTAKDAGTSPFLQRLRRIISAKLILNILDVILTPSKYSAQMIKYYLGREACVVYPFISNEVYRPLRVKERRLGDLQFRSDDVVILTVATKPHIVKHAVVAYAHLRNIVKNAYLVIRGPCDKIPRLPRVYCLPPLSESELALLYNIADVFLYPSLVEGFGLPVLEAMSCGLPVVAYRLTSMEEVVGDVGILVEPSIRGLVDGVVMALKRVYEKRKVALERASFFNPLETKRALLMCIKQYMAYKIEKR, translated from the coding sequence ATGTTAAGGGTAGGTATACTGCTTCTTACCCGTAATATTAGTCATCATAAACTTGGGATGGGACTGAAGACATTGCTGCCTGGTAGCAAATTAATACATAGCTATGAGGATTTTTATAGAAGCTTAGTAAATGGTCTCGACATAGTCATCGCCATGGACTCAACCCCCAAATACATACCTGCACTAACTCTAGCCAAAGCCAGAGACGTACTAACCATGGCTTTTATGCACGACATTAGATCTATCTCTCACACCCAGGTCACTGCTAAAGATGCAGGTACAAGTCCGTTTTTACAACGCTTAAGGAGGATCATCAGTGCCAAGTTAATACTTAATATACTTGATGTAATATTAACGCCCTCGAAATACAGTGCTCAAATGATTAAGTATTATCTAGGGCGCGAAGCGTGTGTTGTTTACCCATTTATCAGTAATGAAGTATACAGGCCCTTAAGGGTGAAGGAGAGAAGGTTAGGGGATCTACAATTTCGCAGCGATGATGTCGTAATACTTACCGTGGCGACCAAACCACATATTGTCAAGCACGCGGTGGTGGCGTATGCTCATTTAAGGAATATCGTGAAAAACGCCTACCTGGTCATAAGGGGGCCGTGCGATAAAATACCCAGGTTGCCCCGGGTTTACTGCCTACCTCCGTTAAGTGAGAGTGAGTTAGCTTTGCTTTACAATATTGCTGACGTCTTTCTTTACCCGTCATTGGTTGAAGGTTTCGGCTTGCCTGTTCTTGAGGCAATGTCGTGCGGCTTGCCCGTTGTTGCCTATAGATTAACGAGCATGGAGGAGGTAGTAGGGGATGTCGGTATTTTAGTAGAGCCAAGTATAAGGGGGCTTGTGGATGGTGTAGTTATGGCATTGAAGAGAGTTTATGAAAAGCGAAAAGTGGCGTTGGAAAGAGCTTCTTTCTTCAACCCTCTTGAAACTAAGAGGGCCTTATTAATGTGCATTAAACAATATATGGCGTATAAAATTGAAAAGCGATAA
- a CDS encoding glycosyltransferase, with the protein MPKACILIRHPTYIEGQTTYARNFLKVLSMIYGKDLKIIVSTRNAHNTPYELYIRESLLLIKYQSCDDIHILNINKVLPLATRVIMKIHARTITYQFSYLPTIHSDWRIKRAIIEKGSQIIIGTSRRIAELFSKAYFIHPPINIELFKPGNKKKAKETLGLPGNTKLIGYIGDIDMKRGIDIVIDTAIKYSREGVKTLMVTPRLDSITKETLEKLKQAYKDKAIIWITKPTPIWLIYNAIDVLLLPIRGEYPTEPPATLLEALSSGTPVIGTKSSSMSDYEELYIAVNENEIPEVIDVAFENEDLRAKARDFAVKNLSYEAVANKLSRVLHICQ; encoded by the coding sequence ATGCCTAAAGCATGCATATTAATTAGGCACCCCACGTATATAGAAGGACAAACAACATACGCAAGAAACTTCCTAAAGGTATTAAGCATGATATACGGCAAAGACCTCAAGATAATCGTTTCAACACGCAATGCTCACAATACACCTTACGAACTCTATATCAGGGAATCACTATTACTAATTAAGTATCAAAGCTGTGATGACATACATATATTAAATATAAATAAAGTGCTACCACTGGCAACCAGGGTAATTATGAAAATACATGCACGTACAATAACGTACCAATTCTCATACCTACCCACAATACATAGCGACTGGCGTATAAAAAGAGCAATAATCGAAAAGGGATCACAGATAATCATCGGCACATCGAGAAGAATAGCCGAACTATTCAGCAAAGCCTACTTCATACACCCACCAATAAACATAGAATTATTCAAACCAGGAAACAAGAAAAAAGCCAAAGAAACACTAGGCTTGCCAGGAAACACTAAACTAATAGGCTATATAGGTGACATAGATATGAAGAGAGGAATAGATATAGTAATCGACACGGCAATTAAATACTCGAGAGAGGGAGTTAAAACGCTAATGGTAACACCACGACTCGACTCAATAACAAAAGAAACCCTAGAAAAACTCAAACAAGCATACAAGGACAAAGCAATAATCTGGATTACAAAACCAACCCCCATATGGCTAATCTATAACGCAATAGATGTGCTACTGCTCCCAATAAGGGGCGAGTACCCCACAGAACCACCAGCAACACTACTAGAAGCGCTCTCATCAGGAACTCCAGTCATAGGCACAAAAAGCTCCAGCATGAGTGATTATGAAGAACTTTACATAGCAGTTAATGAGAACGAAATACCAGAGGTAATAGATGTAGCATTCGAAAACGAGGATTTAAGGGCAAAAGCTAGGGACTTTGCAGTGAAAAACTTAAGTTATGAGGCGGTAGCGAATAAACTCAGCAGGGTTTTACACATATGTCAATAA
- a CDS encoding polysaccharide deacetylase family protein, with translation MNVAITFDDGYKEQLSIAKWLASRGIKATFFVIVGLREYMGRALLTPSDLRYIRSLGHEIGSHTMTHIDMVNTDAELIRRELVESKRMLEDMLNESITSFAYPFGPHTAVAAQIAREIYKVVRGTYIGPATGYRIFDEHCCVLAYNLRLSNIYEIFRLKKLDTSILYFHLPNLAKLDIILQALRVLRPRYLTLTELYDKIK, from the coding sequence ATGAATGTGGCTATTACGTTTGATGACGGTTACAAGGAGCAATTAAGTATTGCTAAGTGGCTAGCTAGTAGAGGGATTAAGGCTACATTCTTCGTAATAGTTGGCTTAAGGGAGTATATGGGGAGAGCGTTACTAACTCCTAGCGATCTAAGGTATATTCGTAGTCTTGGTCATGAAATCGGTAGTCATACGATGACCCATATAGACATGGTAAATACTGATGCTGAGTTAATACGTAGGGAGCTCGTTGAGAGCAAGCGTATGCTTGAGGACATGCTTAATGAATCTATCACCTCTTTTGCGTATCCATTTGGCCCTCACACGGCTGTTGCAGCGCAGATTGCCAGGGAGATTTACAAAGTGGTTAGGGGCACCTATATAGGTCCTGCCACGGGTTACAGGATTTTTGATGAACATTGCTGCGTGCTCGCTTATAATCTAAGGCTCAGTAATATTTATGAAATATTCAGGTTAAAAAAGCTTGATACATCAATCCTTTATTTTCATTTACCCAATTTAGCTAAGTTAGACATCATATTACAGGCATTAAGGGTTTTAAGACCCAGGTATCTAACACTCACCGAACTATACGATAAAATTAAATAA
- a CDS encoding glycosyltransferase produces MVIDEYLSKRELYTLISQHDLYIHGSLSDGFGLPVIESMAVGVPPVVLDAPPWNEVVNDSVGFLVKVGRENIIMRKPYKFKIRIFREDNALDTLEYALNEVMNNRMGWFTKVRKYIRQRYDAHSLYKEFAKLLE; encoded by the coding sequence GTGGTTATAGACGAGTACCTAAGTAAAAGGGAGCTTTATACGTTAATATCCCAACATGACTTATACATTCATGGCTCATTGAGTGACGGTTTTGGCTTACCAGTCATTGAGAGTATGGCTGTGGGGGTACCGCCTGTAGTATTAGATGCACCACCATGGAATGAGGTAGTAAACGATTCCGTAGGTTTCCTGGTTAAAGTAGGCAGAGAGAATATTATAATGCGAAAACCATATAAGTTTAAGATAAGGATATTTAGAGAAGACAATGCTTTAGATACGCTGGAATACGCATTAAATGAAGTTATGAACAACAGGATGGGGTGGTTCACGAAGGTTAGGAAGTACATAAGGCAAAGATACGATGCACACAGTCTTTATAAAGAATTTGCAAAACTCTTAGAATAG
- a CDS encoding glycosyltransferase family 4 protein: MAKLVPILRRVRPWFVLTYYYPALLPLLYLLGRVLNYYVVVKMDWDGNLTGNFLKVLFRKLMLIALSRFADAVIIESYDAMRKAIEAIPALRGKLRVVYNGWCDELLREFNLGNRERIVLTVARVVRVKGIHDLIRAFAMVANKHKDWVLRIVGPIVDANYYRELMTLVRQHNLEGRVYFLGAISDKELIREYSKASIFVLPSYAESFGIARLEALAHGLPVITTDTGGSEVVMGVGVIIEPGDVASLAYWLDRLMGDDALRYNMGMRARMKAAALTWRFVSTRIISIVNELESLRLKNKI; the protein is encoded by the coding sequence ATGGCTAAGCTTGTCCCTATACTTAGGAGGGTTAGGCCATGGTTTGTATTAACATATTACTACCCAGCATTATTACCGTTACTTTACTTACTTGGTAGGGTTCTTAACTATTACGTTGTAGTTAAGATGGATTGGGATGGTAATTTAACGGGTAATTTTCTTAAGGTTCTTTTTAGAAAACTTATGTTGATTGCGCTTTCGAGGTTTGCGGACGCGGTGATTATAGAGAGTTACGATGCAATGCGTAAAGCCATTGAGGCTATACCGGCTTTACGGGGCAAATTAAGGGTAGTGTATAATGGATGGTGCGATGAGCTACTCAGAGAATTTAACCTCGGTAATCGTGAGAGGATTGTTTTAACGGTGGCTAGGGTCGTGCGTGTTAAGGGGATTCACGACTTAATAAGAGCCTTTGCTATGGTTGCAAATAAGCACAAGGATTGGGTTTTGAGGATTGTTGGTCCTATTGTTGACGCGAATTACTATAGGGAGCTTATGACCCTGGTTAGACAGCATAATTTAGAGGGGAGGGTTTACTTCCTAGGCGCAATTAGTGATAAGGAGTTGATTAGGGAGTATAGTAAGGCATCGATATTTGTGTTACCATCATACGCTGAAAGCTTTGGTATTGCAAGGCTTGAGGCGCTCGCTCATGGGTTGCCTGTGATCACCACTGATACTGGAGGTTCTGAGGTTGTGATGGGTGTTGGTGTTATAATAGAGCCTGGTGATGTAGCTTCATTGGCGTATTGGTTAGATAGGTTAATGGGCGATGATGCGTTGAGGTATAACATGGGTATGAGGGCCCGTATGAAGGCGGCCGCATTAACATGGAGGTTTGTATCTACAAGAATAATTAGTATTGTGAATGAGCTAGAGTCTTTACGCTTAAAAAATAAAATCTAG
- a CDS encoding NAD-dependent epimerase/dehydratase family protein: MRVPITGGAGFIGHNTAIYLRERGVEVVVLDSLERSTEYAVRRLRDAGVSIIRGDVGDSSTVGPLVGDSDVVIHAAAYIDVHESMQRPADYVRNNVVGTTVVAHECLRHGKPMVFISSAAVYGNPVRLPIPEDHPLRPISPYGLSKVLSEEVVRFFGGLGLRFVILRPFNVYGPGQNSAYAGVIMRFIERVKRGLPPVIYGDGNQARDFIHVLDVARVIERVITGDYWGETFNVGTGVPTRIIDLARLVMGLFGMDGEPLFDKPRPGDIRDSYADISKARSILGFTPSISLEDGLRGLMYE, from the coding sequence ATGAGAGTGCCTATCACCGGTGGTGCTGGCTTCATCGGGCATAATACGGCTATCTACCTCAGGGAGAGAGGTGTTGAAGTGGTGGTTCTGGATAGTCTGGAGAGGTCCACGGAGTACGCCGTCAGGAGGTTGAGGGATGCTGGCGTGTCGATTATTAGGGGTGACGTTGGGGATTCTTCGACGGTGGGCCCCTTGGTTGGGGATTCCGATGTTGTGATTCACGCGGCGGCCTATATTGATGTTCATGAATCCATGCAGAGGCCCGCTGATTACGTAAGGAACAACGTGGTTGGGACGACAGTCGTGGCCCACGAATGCCTAAGGCATGGTAAGCCCATGGTCTTCATAAGCTCTGCAGCCGTTTACGGAAACCCCGTGAGGCTGCCAATACCCGAGGACCACCCGCTCAGGCCCATATCGCCCTACGGCTTGAGCAAGGTCCTTAGTGAGGAGGTGGTGAGGTTCTTCGGTGGCTTGGGCCTTAGGTTTGTCATACTTAGGCCCTTTAATGTCTATGGGCCCGGGCAAAACAGCGCTTACGCCGGCGTCATAATGAGGTTTATTGAAAGGGTTAAGCGTGGCCTCCCTCCTGTTATTTACGGTGATGGTAATCAGGCTAGGGATTTCATTCACGTGCTCGATGTGGCTAGGGTGATTGAGCGCGTAATCACCGGCGATTACTGGGGCGAGACGTTTAATGTGGGTACCGGTGTGCCCACGCGAATAATAGACCTAGCCAGGCTGGTGATGGGGCTTTTTGGCATGGATGGAGAGCCCCTGTTCGATAAGCCCAGGCCCGGCGATATCAGGGATAGCTACGCAGACATTAGCAAGGCTAGGTCGATACTCGGCTTTACCCCCTCCATAAGTCTTGAGGATGGGTTGAGGGGTCTCATGTATGAGTAA